In a genomic window of Bordetella petrii:
- a CDS encoding MFS transporter: MSAPAASSAFFPLLALAIGCVMAMLDVTVVNVALPSIGAQLGTPLSGLVWIIDGYTLAFAALLLAAGALSDHYGARPVYLAGLALFTLASLLCGAAPSTGLLVTARLLQGVGAALFMPSSLSLLMHAYQVPEVRGRMLAAWSAIITVAATAGPLAGGMLIDLFGWRSIFLINLPLGLAGLWLARAHLESPAARPRPLNPGNHLLGIGMLGLASYALIQGNVYGWTAPRIVTAGVLALACGAALLARERRHPHPIVPRALAQTPGYLATNTYGFLVSFSVYGLIFLLSLYVQQALGADALQAGLKLLPVFGVFSIGNLAAGRLAVRWGARATMLVGAAIGALAAIATAILCAPDSPYLLLVILLGVGNLATGAAIPAMTALALQIGGAAHANSAAAALNANRQAGALVGVAAIGGVLHTLPDWHASLPTAMLLIAAAYAGNVMIAARYLPRSAGQPAPAP, from the coding sequence GTGAGCGCGCCCGCGGCGAGCTCAGCCTTTTTCCCCTTGCTGGCCCTGGCCATCGGCTGCGTCATGGCCATGCTGGACGTCACCGTAGTCAATGTGGCCCTGCCCAGCATCGGCGCCCAGCTCGGCACGCCGCTCAGCGGCCTGGTGTGGATTATCGACGGCTACACCCTGGCGTTCGCCGCCCTGCTGCTCGCGGCCGGGGCCTTGTCCGACCACTACGGCGCACGGCCCGTGTACCTGGCGGGCCTGGCGCTGTTCACATTGGCCTCACTGCTTTGCGGCGCCGCGCCCAGCACCGGCCTGCTGGTCACCGCGCGGTTGCTGCAAGGCGTGGGCGCGGCCCTGTTCATGCCCAGCTCGCTCAGCCTGCTCATGCACGCCTACCAGGTGCCCGAGGTGCGCGGACGCATGCTGGCGGCCTGGTCCGCCATCATCACCGTAGCCGCCACCGCCGGGCCGCTGGCGGGCGGCATGCTGATCGATCTGTTCGGCTGGCGCAGCATTTTTCTGATCAACCTGCCGCTCGGACTGGCGGGCCTGTGGCTGGCGCGCGCGCATCTGGAGTCACCCGCGGCGCGGCCGCGGCCGCTGAACCCCGGCAACCACCTGCTGGGCATCGGCATGCTGGGGCTGGCAAGCTATGCGCTGATCCAGGGCAACGTATACGGCTGGACGGCGCCGCGCATCGTGACAGCCGGCGTGCTGGCCTTGGCTTGCGGCGCGGCACTGCTGGCGCGCGAACGGCGTCATCCTCATCCCATCGTGCCGCGCGCCCTGGCGCAAACGCCCGGCTATCTTGCCACCAACACCTATGGCTTTCTGGTCAGCTTCTCGGTGTACGGCCTGATCTTCCTGCTCAGCCTGTATGTGCAGCAAGCCCTGGGAGCCGACGCATTGCAGGCCGGCCTGAAGCTGCTGCCCGTGTTCGGCGTGTTCTCGATCGGCAACCTGGCCGCCGGGCGGCTGGCTGTCCGCTGGGGCGCACGGGCCACCATGCTGGTTGGCGCGGCCATCGGGGCGTTGGCCGCCATCGCCACCGCCATACTGTGCGCACCCGACTCGCCCTATTTGCTACTGGTGATCCTGCTGGGCGTAGGCAACCTGGCCACCGGCGCGGCCATTCCAGCCATGACGGCGCTGGCCCTGCAAATCGGCGGCGCCGCGCACGCGAACAGCGCCGCGGCGGCCCTCAACGCCAATCGCCAGGCGGGCGCCCTGGTAGGGGTGGCAGCCATCGGCGGCGTGCTGCACACGCTGCCAGACTGGCACGCCAGCCTGCCAACCGCCATGCTCCTCATCGCGGCAGCCTATGCGGGCAACGTCATGATCGCTGCACGCTACCTGCCGCGAAGCGCTGGCCAGCCCGCTCCCGCGCCGTAA
- a CDS encoding GNAT family N-acetyltransferase, which translates to MSDIQHHEQQGRFDIHVDGQQCVLDYQLRDGTMAILHTGVPPAVEGRGIAGRLTRAALDTARQRGWRVQPICSYAVAYLARHPEYQDLAA; encoded by the coding sequence ATGTCCGACATCCAACATCACGAGCAACAAGGCCGCTTCGACATCCATGTCGACGGCCAGCAGTGCGTTCTGGACTATCAACTGCGCGATGGCACCATGGCCATCTTGCACACCGGCGTTCCGCCGGCCGTGGAAGGCCGCGGCATCGCCGGCCGGCTGACCCGCGCCGCGCTCGATACGGCGCGCCAGAGGGGCTGGCGCGTGCAGCCCATATGCTCGTACGCCGTGGCGTACCTGGCGCGCCACCCCGAATACCAGGATCTGGCAGCCTGA
- a CDS encoding YchJ family protein, translating into MGKPAPAGPQACPCGSGLAYSACCERWHRGPQHLQAPTAEALMRSRYSAFVLDALQYLLDTWHPDTRPAGLDPNPPDLKWLGLQVRQHNQQDANHASVEFVARCRQGGRATRLHEISRFVRQEGRWLYLDGQHL; encoded by the coding sequence ATGGGCAAGCCCGCGCCGGCGGGGCCGCAAGCCTGCCCGTGCGGCAGCGGCCTGGCCTATTCCGCCTGCTGCGAGCGCTGGCACCGTGGGCCCCAGCATCTGCAGGCGCCCACGGCCGAGGCCCTGATGCGCTCGCGCTATAGCGCCTTCGTGCTGGATGCCCTGCAGTACCTGCTGGACACCTGGCATCCCGACACCCGCCCCGCCGGGCTCGACCCCAATCCCCCCGACCTGAAATGGCTGGGCCTGCAGGTCAGGCAACACAACCAGCAAGACGCCAATCACGCCAGCGTCGAGTTCGTGGCGCGCTGCCGCCAAGGCGGCCGAGCCACCCGCCTGCACGAAATCAGCCGCTTCGTGCGGCAAGAGGGCAGGTGGCTCTATCTCGATGGCCAGCATCTCTAG